In Microcella indica, the genomic window ACGGGCTGAGCTGGAAGTCCACGATCTTCCCGGGCCAGGTGCTCTCGCTCGGCGCCGACGGGGTCAAGCGTGCCGGCCGCCCGGCGGTGCTCGCCGACGGCGGGCTGTACGCCATCGCACGCGGTGACACGCTGTCGAGCGTCGCGCAGCGCTTCGGCATCTCCGTGCGATCGATCCTCGAGCGCAACGGGCTGAACCCCGCGAGCATCATCTACCCCGGCCAGAAGATCGTCATCCCCGGCCACAGCCCGCGAGACGCCGAGCCCCAGCTCGCCCTCGCCCAGGATGAGGGCGAGGGCGTTCCGGAGCTCACCCTCGCCTCGGCTGACTCGAGCACCGCCTCCGAGAGCACGGCCGCTCTCGCCGCCGCTCCCGACGTCTCGGCGCTCGCGATCGCCGAGCGTCCCGTGCTACCGGCAGCTCTGCCGCGCCCCGCAGCGCCCGCCCCGGGAGGCACCGCGCCGAGCGGCCCGCCGAGCGGTGGCGGAAGCGTGACCCCGCTCACGGGCGAGATGCGGGGCCACGCGCTGACGATCATCCAGGTCGGGCGCCAGCTCGGTGTGCCCGACTACGGCATCGTCATCGCGCTCGCCACAGCGATGCAGGAGTCCACGCTGCGCAACCTCTCGTGGGGCGACCGCGACTCGGTCGGCCTCTTCCAGCAGCGGCCGAGCTCGGGGTGGGGTACCGCCGCCGACCTGCAGGTTCCGAGCCACGCCGCCCGACTCTTCTACGTGGGGCGCAGCGGGTACACGCGCGGCTTGCTCGACATCCCCGGCTGGCAGGGCATGTCGCTCACGCAGGCCGCGCAGGCCGTGCAGATCTCCGCCTACCCGAACCACTACGCCAAGTGGGAGGCGAGTGCGTGGGCGTGGCTCTACGAACTCACGTGAACGCGCGCCGCCGAAGCGCCGTGCGCCTCCCCTGCTCGACCGCCTGACCGACCTACACTGGCGCGGTGACTGCCTCCCCGACCGACCCCCTCATCGGGCGTCTGATCGACGGTCGGTACCGCGTGCGCTCGCGCATCGCTCGCGGGGGCATGGCGACCGTCTACCTCGCCACGGATGAACGGCTCGAGCGCCTCGTCGCGGTCAAGATCATGCACGGCCACCTCGCCGACGACAGTCAGTTCAAAGAGCGCTTCATCCAGGAGGCGCGGTCGGCCGCTCGGCTCGCACACCCCAACGTCGTCAACGTCTTCGATCAGGGGCAGGACACCGAGTCGGCCTACCTGGTCATGGAGTACCTTCCCGGCATCACGCTGCGCGATCTCCTGAAGGAGTACGGCGCGCTGACACCGGCCCAGACGATGGACATCACCGAGTCGGTGCTCGGCGGCCTCGCCGCCGCGCACAAGGCAGGCATCGTGCATCGGGATCTCAAGCCCGAGAACGTGCTGCTCGCCGACGACGGCCGCATCAAGATCGGTGATTTCGGTCTCGCTCGTGCCGCCACCGCGAACACGGCGACGGGCCAGGCGCTGCTCGGCACGATCGCCTACCTCTCCCCCGAGCTCGTCATGCGCGGTATCGCCGACACGCGCAGCGACATCTACGCGGTCGGCATCATGATGTTCGA contains:
- a CDS encoding LysM peptidoglycan-binding domain-containing protein, with amino-acid sequence MLSQWGAAITPGAQSLDAVASSAAPASYLVQPGDTVSDVAARFGLPTAVVLARNGLSWKSTIFPGQVLSLGADGVKRAGRPAVLADGGLYAIARGDTLSSVAQRFGISVRSILERNGLNPASIIYPGQKIVIPGHSPRDAEPQLALAQDEGEGVPELTLASADSSTASESTAALAAAPDVSALAIAERPVLPAALPRPAAPAPGGTAPSGPPSGGGSVTPLTGEMRGHALTIIQVGRQLGVPDYGIVIALATAMQESTLRNLSWGDRDSVGLFQQRPSSGWGTAADLQVPSHAARLFYVGRSGYTRGLLDIPGWQGMSLTQAAQAVQISAYPNHYAKWEASAWAWLYELT